In one Halichondria panicea chromosome 4, odHalPani1.1, whole genome shotgun sequence genomic region, the following are encoded:
- the LOC135335181 gene encoding sushi, von Willebrand factor type A, EGF and pentraxin domain-containing protein 1-like produces MNANIGGPTPDTTYQGKVIYTCVSGYRISNGDTTAIATCMDDRTWGPLPICQLVDCGSPLTISILNGSPGEPSSTTYQGTVTYTCVSGYEVSTGVTTAMATCMASGMWGPLPTCQPVNCGSPTTISNGSPETPTSTTLGGMVTYTCNTGHEVSTGVTTAMATCMASGMWGPLPTCQPVSCGAPPPGTNASPGTPTSTVYQGTVTYTCVSGYWISQGSFSKFASCMADRTWGPLPTCSLVDCGSPPTIGNASPGTQTRTTYQWTVTYTCDTGYEVSNGVTTAVATCMASGAWGPLPTCQRVTCGDPPDTGLNASPGTPTPDTTYQYQETVTYTCDTGYQISNEALTAMVTCMADRTWGPLPTCQLVDCGSPPPGINAYPRTPTSTTYRGTVLYTCDTGYEISNGVTTAMATCVASGMWEAVPTCTIVDCGDPPTIPNGSPGTPTRTAFGGTVSYTCNNRYHMMSESATVTCEASGSWSTRPTCSAICNDHQIENGDINYDPDTTPRTEGNIALYSCVSGYQLSGVSIRVCMDGRNGMEGVWTGSMPSCIGITCSALPNVTNGTIDYSSGTTAPYNYGTTATYQCNHGHTLTTGDRVGTCTSNGSTPDGHWDAVDCGTLASITNGSPGTPTTTTFTGTVTYSCNDGYALFGIATSTCQANATWSRPPECRGTVHLLVCPDLMDLVNGSIAYDMETIDDRPVDTVATYTCDIGYTLIGNSTRTCGSDGVWSGSDPACEGWWKTFTLC; encoded by the exons ATGAACGCAAATATTGGAGGGCCCACCCCTGACACAACCTACCAAGGCAAAGTGATTTATACCTGTGTCAGTGGGTATCGGATCTCCAATGGAGATACCACAGCAATAGCTACTTGTATGGATGACAGGACCTGGGGACCTCTACCAATTTGTCAAC TTGTGGATTGTGGTTCTCCTCTCACTATATCTATTCTCAATGGCTCACCTGGAGAACCATCCAGCACAACCTATCAAGGGACAGTAacctacacctgtgtcagTGGGTATGAGGTCTCCACTGGAGTCACCACAGCAATGGCTACCTGTATGGCTAGTGGGATGTGGGGACCTCTACCAACTTGTCAAC CTGTGAATTGTGGCTCCCCTACCACCATTAGCAATGGCTCTCCTGAAACACCAACCAGCACAACTCTTGGAGGGATGGTGACCTACACCTGCAACACTGGGCATGAGGTCTCCACTGGAGTTACCACAGCAATGGCTACCTGTATGGCTAGTGGGATGTGGGGACCTCTACCAACTTGTCAAC CTGTCTCATGTGgtgcccctccccctggcACCAATGCATCTCCTGGAACACCAACCAGCACAGTGTACCAAGGAACAGTGACATACACCTGTGTCAGTGGATATTGGATCTCTCAAGGATCCTTCTCGAAATTTGCTAGCTGTATGGCTGACAGGACCTGGGGGCCTCTACCAACTTGTTCAC TTGTGGATTGTGGCTCCCCACCCACCATTGGCAATGCATCTCCTGGAACACAAACTAGAACAACCTACCAATGGACagtgacctacacctgtgataCTGGGTATGAGGTATCCAATGGAGTCACCACAGCAGTGGCTACCTGTATGGCTAGTGGGGCCTGGGGACCTCTACCAACTTGTCAAC gTGTCACATGTGGTGACCCTCCGGACACTGGTCTCAATGCCTCTCCTGGGACACCAACCCCTGACACAACCTACCAGTACCAAGAGACagtgacctacacctgtgacactggatatCAGATCTCCAATGAAGCCCTCACAGCAATGGTTACCTGTATGGCTGACAGGACCTGGGGACCTCTACCAACTTGTCAAC TTGTGGATTGTGGCTCTCCTCCCCCTGGTATAAATGCATATCCTAGAACACCAACCAGCACAACCTATCGAGGGACAGTCctctacacctgtgacactgggtatGAGATCTCTAATGGAGTCACCACAGCAATGGCTACCTGTGTGGCTAGTGGAATGTGGGAAGCTGTACCAACTTGTACAA ttgtgGACTGTGGTGATCCTCCCACCATTCCCAATGGATCACCCGGGACACCCACCAGGACAGCATTTGGAGGAACAGTGTCTTACACATGCAACAATAGATATCACATGATGTCAGAATCAGCCACTGTGACTTGTGAGGCTAGTGGGAGTTGGAGCACAAGACCAACTTGCTCAG CCATCTGCAATGACCATCAAATTGAAAATGGTGACATCAATTATGATCCTGATACCACACCGAGAACAGAGGGAAACATTGCCTTGTACTCGTGTGTGTCTGGTTACCAGCTGTCTGGTGTGAGCATTAGGGTCTGTATGGACGGTCGTAATGGAATGGAGGGTGTGTGGACTGGATCCATGCCAAGCTGTATAG GTATCACATGCTCTGCTCTCCCTAATGTTACGAATGGGACCATTGATTACTCTAGTGGTACTACTGCGCCATATAACTATGGAACAACGGCTACTTATCAATGCAACCATGGACATACCTTAACAACTGGAGACAGAGTGGGGACTTGTACTAGTAATGGTAGCACTCCTGATGGTCATTGGGATG ctgtggaCTGTGGTACTCTTGCGTCTATTACCAATGGATCTCCTGGGACACCAACAACCACAACATTCACAGGGACAGTGACCTACAGCTGTAATGATGGCTATGCACTCTTTGGGATTGCTACAAGTACTTGTCAGGCAAATGCAACCTGGAGCAGACCACCAGAATGCAGAG GCACTGTACATTTATTAGTCTGTCCTGATCTGATGGATCTAGTCAATGGAAGTATTGCTTATGATATGGAGACCATTGACGacagaccagtggacactgtggccacctacacctgtgacattggctacactctcattgGAAACAGCActaggacttgtgggagtgatggagtgtggagtggatcGGATCCAGCGTGTGAAGGTTGGTGGAAAACGTTTACACTGTGTTGA
- the LOC135335103 gene encoding sushi, von Willebrand factor type A, EGF and pentraxin domain-containing protein 1-like, which translates to MDLVNGSIAYDMETIDDRPVDTVATYTCNTGYTLIGDSTRTCGSDELWSGSDPTCEVLMCPPLPAIIINGMISYSPDVTTDYDLGTIATYTCETGFYLEGNEVRVCMDDDGMDAIGVWSGEETSCVPIQCPTLKPIPNGYITYTPNTTPDYDLGTVASYACDPGFVLDLSLGGSEMITCVDDNGLDAIGVFDRQSPICVSIGCLVLPIFANGIITYATDVTPDFDLGTTATYSCNDGYTLDLSTGDEVRTCIDDGNNDAVGMFSGQAPACVSLPPPVHSVLFQLRLTNINNCPDWVDQDGRIEAVMNAFAAEVENHCGCGFSSMVMTAPLFRCFPGSDRAVTFRATLTDSRLLTPIQDWIQTNGFIPIQNVLIEVDKSCQLQISSLADTECTTNRPAAAGSSDLATVVGGVVGGVLIIVVGVTIVVIVIAVLVFKSRREKLTVNKTTKHDLPPVSLKGVVSTGEIQLYEIMEMGHEYEEVSKFQRVVDGEYEIIGASSQTTGSESKTPIKMELSLPTPPTPQSSQATKVAGNDIEFTECVAYSTTTHSHPPQPTGL; encoded by the exons ATGGATCTAGTCAATGGAAGTATTGCTTATGATATGGAGACCATTGACGACAGACCAGtagacactgtggccacctacacctgtaacactggctacactctcattgGAGACAGCActaggacttgtgggagtgatgaaTTGTGGAGTGGATCGGATCCAACGTGTGAAG TTCTTATGTGTCCTCCTCTACCAGCCATTATTATCAATGGCATGATCTCCTACTCTCCTGATGTTACCACTGACTATGACCTGGGAACTATAGCAACCTACACTTGTGAGACTGGGTTCTATCTTGAGGGTAATGAGGTACGAGTGTGtatggatgatgatggaatGGACGCcattggagtgtggagtggtgaGGAGACAAGCTGTGTCC CCATTCAGTGTCCTACTCTTAAACCAATTCCCAATGGATACATCACCTACACTCCCAACACCACACCTGACTATGATCTGGGCACTGTGGCCTCATATGCCTGTGACCCTGGGTTTGTTCTGGACCTCTCCCTAGGGGGATCTGAGATGATAACTTGTGTGGATGATAATGGACTGGATGCTATTGGAGTGTTTGATAGACAGTCTCCAATATGTGTCT CTATCGGGTGTCTTGTTTTGCCCATTTTCGCCAATGGAATAATCACCTATGCCACAGATGTGACCCCTGACTTTGACCTGGGTACTACAGCAACTTATAGCTGCAATGATGGCTACACTTTAGATCTCTCTACTGGTGATGAAGTGAGGACGTGTATTGACGATGGAAACAATGATGCTGTGGGAATGTTTAGTGGTCAGGCACCTGCTTGTGTTT CCCTCCCTCCTCCTGTACACTCAGTGTTGTTCCAGCTcagactcaccaacatcaACAATTGTCCTGACTGGGTG GACCAGGATGGGAGGATAGAAGCTGTAATGAATGCGTTTGCTGCAGAGGTGGAGAAtcactgtgggtgtggtttttcAAGCATGGTCATGACTGCCCCTCTCTTCCGCTGCTTCCCTGGGTCGGACAGAGCTGTCACATTCCGAGCCACTCTAACCGATTCCAGGCTCCTGACTCCCATACAGGACTGGATACAAACCAATGGATTCATTCCCATTCAGAATGTACTGATTGAGGTAGACAAGTCTTGTCAGTTGCAGATATCGAGCCTTGCAGACACAGAGTGTACCACCAACCGGCCTGCAGCTGCAGGGAGCAGTGACCTAGCCACTGTGGTTGGTGGAGTGGTGGGAGGAGTTCTTATTATTGTAGTTGGCGTTACAATTGTTGTCATAGTGATTGCTGTACTGGTGTTCAAGAGCAGGAGAGAGAAGCTTACAGTCAACAAAACAACGAA ACATGATCTACCACCAGTGTCGCtaaagggtgtggtcagtacTGGTGAGATACAATTATACGAGATAATGGAAATGGGTCACGAATACGAGGAAGTTTCCAAGTTCCAACGAGTTGTCGATGGAGAGTATGAGATCATTGGAGCATCCTCAcagacaactggctccgagaGCAAAACTCCTATAAAGATGGAGCTATCActgcccactccacccacaccacaatCCTCACAAGCAACTAAAGTTGCCGGAAATGATATTGAGTTTACAGAGTGTGTTGCTTACAGCACGACCACCCACAgtcaccccccacagcccacAGGCTTATGA
- the LOC135335075 gene encoding uncharacterized protein LOC135335075, protein MIHFLDVQCLELPPIPNGSIEYVALPAITNGSITYAPDNQYNLGTVATYDCDTGFVLDLSLGGSEMRTCVGDIGPDAEGLFDNQAPICVRIVCQPLFPYPYGVITYHHENPPYSYGTRATYSVSCPPELERMGGYDERTCIANGNSAVGVWSGAAPTCAARGIFLSFQGTTYTTNNSNIVLTRIETTNDTSLTCHTDSTTCCRGIDKEPSSTMGTGEWNGTSNFRRKRVSDDGFYYIRFHQAIRLYRNNNTRTPLGTCCRIPDNSGVLRTFCANLIDITIRCPSDSVMAPTNGMVSYSSPVEGGSYVYGTVATFSCSPGFGLNTLETRTCTGTKNAEIGTFSGLSPTCDGITCPAPPNVVNGTIVYSSLGTTEVFNYGTTATYQCNPGYNITSVDRVSTCTGNDSTPSGQWNSTAPQCPPVDCNTPPPITNGSPGIPTTTTFTGTVTYSCNDGYALFGIATSTCQANGTWSKPPECRGVNIGADMPILIGGSVTITCTTDSPADSIMLFQDDQPLHGTVMQSTTILTYTISLVSDSIHGNTFKCEALLANISDTAFDIVIISLDVPQQPITASIRTSSPSLPLIGQSHIVTCSVSKLPGLTRTPTAQWVKVTMETERISISTPNEAALTLSPLRTSSAGRYRCQGNLNTTIRSLPLSSSSNFTLIAQIPTPSVTISRSPSSSALFANHSVVTFTCQVSIHTNIDTPVTLSLTWTREVYSNEDDTTTEVIVVNSTTKTIERSWTFNDFSSIDRRVTCNGTISSASSFIQGNTSTAEDTLSVAGVFLMFNGSALDDNTTSVPARDVRVIQCHSDKTDTFNEDQHGWTFPNGSKVTNISTLAVATREGGHLALTRVGNSSLPAGEYCCKAQDTRGTNHTLCVHVEPEPSSSGSVGGIAAAIVILVVALLIIIGAVILIVARCNVPPVSLKGVVSTGEIQPYEMVEMGHEYEEVLKFQQAVCGEYEIIGAPSQTTGSESKGVIKTEPSPPTPPQPSQATGNDIEFTECVAYIMTTHGRPPQPTGL, encoded by the exons ATGATTCATTTCTTAGACGTACAGTGTCTAGAGTTGCCACCCATCCCAAATGGATCAATAGAATATGTTGCACTACCAGCCATTACTAATGGATCCATCACCTATGCTCCTGACAACCAGTATAATTTGGGCACTGTAGCCACTTATgactgtgacactgggtttgttCTGGACCTCTCCCTAGGGGGATCTGAGATGAGAACTTGTGTGGGTGATATTGGACCGGATGCAGAGGGACTGTTCGATAACCAGGCACCAATATGTGTCC GTATCGTTTGCCAACCTCTTTTCCCTTACCCCTATGGTGTGATTACCTATCATCACGAAAATCCACCCTATTCATACGGAACACGAGCAACGTACTCTGTCTCATGCCCTCCCGAACTGGAGAGAATGGGAGGATATGATGAGAGGACTTGTATCGCTAATGGAAATAGTGCTGTGGGAGTGTGGTCTGGAGCTGCTCCCACCTGTGCAG CTCGAGGGATTTTCCTGTCCTTTCAAGGAACAACCTACACTACGAACAACAGTAATATTGTACTCACAAGGATTGAGACTACAAATGATACATCATTGACTTGTCACACTGACTCAACCACCTGCTGTAGAGGTATAGACAAGGAGCCATCTTCAACTATGGGTACAGGAGAGTGGAATGGAACAAGTAATTTCCGGAGGAAGAGAGTATCTGATGATGGGTTCTATTATATAAGGTTTCATCAAGCTATCAGACTGTATCGTAATAATAATACCCGGACTCCACTGGGAACCTGCTGTAGAATACCTGACAATAGTGGAGTGTTGAGGACATTCTGTGCTAACCTCATTG ATATCACCATTCGATGCCCCTCTGACTCAGTGATGGCTCCCACTAATGGGATGGTCTCATACTCTAGTCCAGTGGAGGGTGGCAGTTATGTGTACGGAACGGTGGCCACCTTTTCCTGCTCCCCTGGTTTTGGCCTGAATACTCTTGAGACTAGAACATGTACAGGAACAAAGAATGCTGAAATAGGAACCTTCAGTGGCTTAAGTCCAACATGTGATG GGATCACTTGCCCTGCTCCTCCTAATGTTGTCAATGGAACGATTGTCTACTCATCCCTTGGTACCACTGAGGTGTTCAATTATGGAACAACAGCTACTTATCAGTGTAACCCCGGGTATAATATAACAAGTGTAGACAGAGTGAGCACTTGTACTGGTAATGACAGCACTCCCAGTGGTCAGTGGAATAGTACTGCTCCTCAATGTCCAC CTGTGGACTGTAACACTCCTCCGCCTATTACCAATGGATCTCCTGGGATACCAACAACCACAACATTCACAGGGACAGTGACCTACAGCTGTAATGATGGCTATGCACTGTTTGGGATTGCTACAAGTACTTGTCAGGCAAATGGAACTTGGAGCAAACCACCAGAATGCAGAG GTGTAAATATTGGTGCTGATATGCCCATTTTAATTGGAGGTTCTGTTACCATCACCTGCACGACTGACTCTCCTGCTGACTCAATAATGTTGTTCCAAGATGACCAACCTCTTCATGGAACAGTGATGCAGTCAACCACCATCTTAACGTATACTATCTCTCTTGTGTCTGACAGCATCCATGGAAACACTTTCAAATGTGAAGCCCTGCTAGCAAACATTTCAGATACTGCCTTTGATATAGTTATCATTTCCCTTGACG TTCCCCAACAACCAATTACCGCTAGTATCAGAACATCTAGCCCTTCACTTCCTCTAATTGGACAGTCACACATTGTGACTTGCTCGGTGTCTAAATTGCCTGGACTAACTCGCACACCAACTGCCCAATGGGTGAAAGTTACCATGGAGACTGAAAGAATAAGCATATCCACTCCTAATGAAGCTGCTCTAACTCTCTCTCCACTGAGAACCTCAAGTGCTGGTAGATACCGTTGTCAGGGCAACCTGAATACTACCATTCGCTCTCTACCACTTTCGAGCAGCAGTAATTTCACTTTAATTGCACAAA TACCAACACCATCAGTGACAATCTCAAGGTCTCCCTCTAGTTCAGCTCTGTTTGCTAATCACAGTGTGGTAACATTCACATGTCAAGTGTCCATACATACAAACATTGATACTCCTGTCACTTTGAGCTTGACTTGGACTCGTGAGGTGTATAGCAATGAAGATGATACAACCACTGAAGTGATCGTGGTGAATAGTACGACCAAAACAATTGAGAGAAGTTGGACCTTTAATGATTTTAGTTCAATAGACCGGAGAGTGACTTGCAATGGAACAATAAGCTCAGCTAGCAGTTTTATTCAAGGCAATACCAGTACGGCTGAAGACACGTTATCTGTTGCTG GTGTGTTTCTGATGTTCAATGGCAGTGCACTTGATGACAACACGACCTCTGTACCAGCGAGGGATGTACGTGTCATACAGTGTCACTCTGACAAGACAGATACATTCAATGAAGACCAACACGGATGGACTTTCCCTAATGGTAGTAAGGTTACTAACATTAGCACACTGGCTGTTGCAACACGGGAGGGAGGACACCTGGCACTCACTCGAGTGGGGAACAGTTCCCTGCCAGCTGGAGAGTATTGTTGCAAGGCTCAGGACACCAGGGGAACCAATCACAccctctgtgtgcatgtggagccAG AACCAAGTTCCAGTGGCAGTGTTGGAGGGATAGCTGCTGCGATTGTAATTTTGGTGGTTGCTCTACTGATCATCATTGGAGCAGTTATTCTCATTGTTGCCAG ATGTAACGTACCACCAGTGTCGCtaaagggtgtggtcagtacTGGTGAGATACAACCATACGAGATGGTTGAAATGGGTCATGAATACGAGGAAGTGTTGAAGTTCCAACAAGCCGTCTGTGGAGAGTACGAGATCATTGGAGCACCCTCAcagacaactggctccgagaGTAAGGGTGTTATAAAGACTGAGCCatcaccacccactccaccacaaCCCTCACAAGCAACTGGAAATGATATTGAGTTTACAGAGTGCGTTGCTTACATCATGACCACCCACGGTCGCCCCCCACAGCCCACAGGCTTATGA
- the LOC135335182 gene encoding uncharacterized protein LOC135335182, with the protein MFSQQSPALFLLKLSMGRLNTPGLLTLPVTVMEQQLFISVTPAVDCGTPPSITNGSRGIPTTTTFTGTVTYSCNDGYALFGSTTSTCQANAAWSRPSECGGITITGIQSGVPILIGDSVTITCTTDYPADSIMLLQEDQPLHAAQQSSTTILMYTIPLVSDNIHRNTFKCEALLAERTDPSDTAFDMVTISIEFPQQPITAIIRTSSPSIPQVGEPYSRICTVSKLPGLTHTPTAQWLKISMGTERIGMPTPNEAALEFFPLRTSDAGRYSCQGNLNTTVRSQPLLTSSDFNLISQIPAPTVTITRSPSSSALFANLSVVTFTCQVSIHTNINTPVNLSLTWTREVYSDEDETTTEVIIVNSTTKVIERRWTFNDLSSKDQRVTCNGSINSASRFIQRTSRMAEDKLSVAGVFLMFNDIALDDNTTSVPARDVRVIQCHSDKTDTFDEYQHGWTFPNGSKVMETDAMAIATREEGHLALTRLGNTFLPGGEYCCKAQDARGTSHTLCVHVEQSRSVLFQLRLTNINHCPDWVEQPYRVTAVTEALVSEIQGHCQCSFAPSDIQEPSFQCFPESNQAVTFHAITTSSFIDGISRWIVDDGLLRVQMVIIRVDNSCQVEISSLADTECTNQPVSNDVAAVIGGVIGVVIVLIIVVGITVIVIAHLVFKSRREKLTINKTTKPDLPPVSLKGVVSTCEIEMMEMDHEYEEVSKFQRAVGGEYEIIGAPSQTTDSESKDPIKTEPSLPTTPAPPTPQPSQATKVAGNDIEFTECVAYSTTTHSRPPQPTGL; encoded by the exons ATGTTCTCACAGCAATCACCTGCTCTGTTCTTGCTGAAATTGTCAATGGGACGATTGAATACTCCCGGTCTCCTAACTCTGCCCGTTACAGTTATGGAACAGCAGCTATTTATCAGTGTAACCCCGG ctgtggaCTGTGGGACTCCTCCGTCTATTACCAATGGATCTCGTGGGATACCAACAACCACAACATTCACAGGGACAGTGACCTACAGCTGTAATGATGGCTATGCCCTCTTTGGAAGTACTACAAGTACTTGTCAGGCAAATGCAGCCTGGAGCAGACCATCAGAATGCGGAG GTATCACTATTACTGGTATTCAATCTGGTGTTCCCATCTTAATTGGAGATTCTGTTACCATCACCTGCACCACTGactatcctgctgactcaatAATGTTGCTCCAAGAGGACCAACCTCTTCATGCAGCTCAACAGTCATCAACCACCATCTTGATGTATACTATCCCTCTTGTGTCTGACAACATTCATCGAAACACCTTCAAATGTGAAGCACTGCTAGCAGAAAGAACAGATCCTTCAGACACTGCCTTTGATATGGTTACCATTTCCATTGAAt TTCCCCAACAACCTATTACCGCTATCATTAGAACATCTAGCCCATCAATTCCACAAGTTGGAGAGCCATACAGTCGAATTTGCACTGTGTCTAAATTGCCTGGACTAACTCACACACCAACTGCACAATGGCTCAAGATTTCCATGGGGACTGAAAGAATTGGCATGCCCACTCCTAATGAAGCTGCTCTTGAGTTCTTTCCACTGAGAACCTCAGATGCTGGTAGATACAGTTGTCAGGGTAACCTCAATACTACTGTTCGCTCTCAACCTCTTTTGACCAGTAGCGATTTCAATTTAATTTCTCAAA TACCAGCACCAACAGTGACAATCACAAGATCTCCCTCTAGTTCAGCCTTGTTTGCTAACCTCAGTGTGGTAACATTTACATGTCAAGTGTCCATACATACAAACATTAATACTCCTGTCAATCTGAGCTTGACTTGGACTCGTGAGGTTTATAGTGATGAAGATGAGACAACCACTGAAGTGATCATAGTGAATAGTACAACCAAAGTAATTGAGAGAAGATGGACCTTTAATGATTTAAGTTCAAAGGACCAGAGAGTGACTTGCAATGGATCAATAAACTCTGCTAGCAGATTTATTCAAAGGACTAGCAGAATGGCCGAAGACAAATTATCTGTTGCTG GTGTGTTTCTAATGTTCAACGACATTGCACTTGACGACAACACGACCTCTGTACCAGCGAGGGATGTACGTGTCATACAGTGTCACTCTGATAAGACAGATACATTCGATGAATACCAACATGGATGGACTTTCCCTAATGGCAGCAAAGTTATGGAAACAGATGCAATGGCTATTGCAACACGGGAGGAAGGACACCTAGCACTCACTCGACTAGGAAACACGTTCCTGCCAGGTGGAGAGTATTGTTGCAAGGCTCAGGATGCCAGGGGAACCAGCCACAccctctgtgtgcatgtggagcaAAGTCGCTCAGTGTTGTTCCAGCTCAGACTCACTAACATCAACCACTGTCCTGACTGGGTC GAGCAGCCATACAGGGTAACAGCTGTCACTGAAGCACTGGTGTCTGAGATCCAAGGCCATTGTCAGTGTTCCTTTGCTCCTAGTGATATCCAAGAGCCATCCTTCCAATGCTTCCCAGAGTCAAACCAAGCTGTAACCTTCCATGCCATCACTACTTCCTCCTTCATTGATGGTATATCACGCTGGATTGTGGACGATGGTTTATTGAGAGTACAGATGGTTATCATACGAGTGGACAATTCTTGTCAGGTGGAGATCTCGAGCCTTGCGGACACAGAGTGCACCAACCAGCCAGTGAGCAATGACGTAGCTGCAGTGATTGGTGGAGTAATAGGAGTGGTCATTGTCCTTATCATTGTAGTTGGCATTACTGTCATTGTGATTGCTCATTTGGTGTTCAAAAGCAGGAGAGAGAAGCTAACCATCAACAAAACAACAAA aCCTGACCTACCACCAGTGTCGCtaaagggtgtggtcagtacTTGTGAGATAGAGATGATGGAAATGGATCACGAATACGAGGAAGTGTCCAAGTTCCAACGAGCCGTCGGTGGAGAGTATGAGATCATTGGAGCACCCTCACAGACAACTGACTCCGAGAGCAAGGATCCTATAAAGACTGAGCCATCACTGCCCACTACACCCgctccacccacaccacaaccCTCACAAGCAACTAAAGTTGCCGGAAATGATATTGAGTTTACAGAGTGCGTTGCTTACAGCACGACCACCCACAGTCGCCCCCCACAGCCTACAGGCTTATGA
- the LOC135335134 gene encoding receptor-type tyrosine-protein phosphatase epsilon-like: MASGNKPIVVMCNNGIGRTGVFITLHAQLERLKIEGVVDVFQFIKFARKQREGLVSSPEMYTFCHEALADYVDSFETYANFKELV; the protein is encoded by the exons ATGGCCTCAGGCAACAAGCCCATTGTTGTCATGTgcaa CAATGGGATTGGTCGCACTGGAGTGTTCATCACCCTGCATGCTCAACTGGAGCGACTCAAGATTGAGGGCGTGGTCGATGTGTTCCAGTTCATCAAGTTTGCTCGCAAACAAAGGGAGGGACTCGTTAGCAGTCCT GAGATGTATACTTTCTGTCACGAGGCACTGGCTGACTATGTGGACAGTTTTGAAACTTATGCCAATTTCAAAGAACTGGTTTAA
- the LOC135335131 gene encoding sushi, von Willebrand factor type A, EGF and pentraxin domain-containing protein 1-like: MKKLQGDCVFWLVLLTGAAQLLLVCGEGSPAVQCPELPSILNGSIEYVGDALSTMATYMCNDSFYLNGDNNRNCTIGEARTSIGMWTGQEPQCVPIECPSLQPITNGVVIYAPDTTPDYDLGTVATYACNAGFVLYLSLGGCEIRICVDDNGLDAVGVFDRQAPICIRK, translated from the exons ATGAAGAAGTTACAAGGTGACTGTGTCTTCTGGCTGGTCCTTCTGACTGGAGCTGCTCAGCTCCTActagtgtgtggagagggttcACCTG CCGTACAGTGTCCAGAGTTGCCATCCATCCTGAATGGATCAATAGAATATGTTGGAGATGCTCTGAGTACCATGGCGACGTACATGTGCAACGATAGTTTCTACCTAAACGGAGACAATAACAGGAACTGCACTATTGGAGAAGCAAGAACTAGTATTGGGATGTGGACAGGCCAAGAACCACAGTGTGTTC CTATTGAGTGTCCTTCCCTTCAGCCAATTACCAATGGAGTCGTCATCTACGCTCCCGATACCACACCTGACTATGATTTGGGCACTGTGGCTACTTATGCTTGTAACGCTGGGTTTGTTCTGTACCTCTCCCTAGGGGGATGTGAGATAAGAATTTGTGTAGATGATAATGGACTGGATGCTGTTGGAGTGTTTGATAGACAAGCACCAATATGTATCCGTAAGTGA